The Prevotella sp. oral taxon 299 str. F0039 genome has a segment encoding these proteins:
- a CDS encoding DUF3408 domain-containing protein codes for MARIDEKRKQRLEQAIRDMGNYGVKLRKPEELPDFDQPSDYEEEKRRFEPVDKVEEQNDKESNEDFSQPSYQETALSSTERATSTEEFHQRMGKTKDRKQLSEFQGKYLQPFRNSHRKAVYVSEEIQRKLDFVVRRIGEHGASVSGYVEQVLREHLDQYKEDVERWRKL; via the coding sequence ATGGCAAGAATAGATGAAAAAAGGAAACAACGCTTGGAACAAGCCATTAGAGATATGGGAAATTATGGCGTTAAGCTCCGCAAGCCCGAAGAGTTACCCGATTTTGACCAGCCCTCCGATTATGAAGAGGAAAAGAGAAGGTTTGAGCCTGTTGATAAAGTTGAGGAACAAAATGACAAGGAGAGTAACGAGGATTTTTCTCAACCGTCCTATCAAGAAACAGCGTTGTCGTCAACAGAAAGGGCTACTTCTACCGAAGAATTTCATCAAAGAATGGGAAAAACAAAGGACAGAAAGCAATTATCCGAGTTTCAGGGGAAATATCTCCAGCCCTTTCGCAACAGCCACCGCAAAGCCGTGTATGTATCAGAGGAAATCCAACGAAAGTTAGACTTCGTGGTGCGGAGAATCGGTGAGCATGGAGCGAGCGTTTCGGGATATGTCGAACAGGTACTGCGGGAACACCTCGACCAATACAAGGAAGATGTGGAAAGATGGAGGAAACTCTGA
- a CDS encoding helix-turn-helix domain-containing protein: MVENEIITREDPQMQLFSQLMEGTLKKLERYCATARPMLDGEVYLSSEEVCRQLRLSTRTLQEYRNSGTLPFYKIGGKILYKQSDIQAMLEKHYNPIPKKLWQE, translated from the coding sequence ATGGTAGAGAATGAAATCATTACGCGGGAAGACCCTCAGATGCAGTTGTTTTCACAACTGATGGAAGGCACTTTGAAGAAGTTGGAGCGGTATTGTGCCACAGCTCGTCCGATGTTAGATGGCGAGGTTTACCTTTCGAGCGAGGAAGTGTGCAGGCAATTACGGCTCAGCACACGCACGCTCCAAGAGTACAGAAACTCAGGAACGCTTCCTTTCTACAAAATCGGAGGGAAGATACTCTACAAGCAGAGCGACATACAAGCCATGCTTGAAAAACACTATAACCCGATACCCAAGAAATTATGGCAAGAATAG
- a CDS encoding helix-turn-helix domain-containing protein, with amino-acid sequence MKLIIIDRKAWERHRSEFADFIHRVEKLIGNPPKTEQWLDNEAVCKRLGISKRTLQSYRDSGKIPFSMIGHKCYYKQTDISEMLNAVKD; translated from the coding sequence ATGAAACTCATTATCATCGACCGCAAAGCGTGGGAGCGACATCGCTCCGAATTTGCAGACTTTATCCATCGTGTGGAAAAACTCATCGGTAATCCTCCCAAGACCGAGCAATGGCTCGACAACGAAGCCGTGTGCAAGCGTTTGGGCATCAGCAAGCGTACCCTACAATCATACCGAGATTCGGGCAAAATCCCTTTCTCCATGATTGGACACAAGTGTTATTACAAACAGACCGACATCAGTGAAATGCTGAATGCAGTCAAGGATTGA
- a CDS encoding DUF1896 domain-containing protein: MKQHNKQELSYFRLKLRSYMSDHHPERLHDTEFITTRADMALTAYCDAVAQGFTHPEAESMASEVLYQGLHFSKYDTLVSVLENEFERELPAPLPEKLVPILLSNKAIQATFDKFGLTDIFAASGQYDRLYTELTGTIVLLTKSNRLPIIGQTEEASPKAL; encoded by the coding sequence ATGAAACAGCACAACAAACAGGAACTTTCCTATTTTCGGTTGAAATTAAGAAGTTATATGAGTGATCATCACCCCGAAAGATTGCACGACACGGAGTTTATCACCACACGAGCAGACATGGCTCTCACTGCTTACTGCGATGCCGTGGCACAAGGTTTCACTCACCCCGAAGCGGAGAGCATGGCAAGTGAGGTATTGTATCAAGGTTTGCACTTTTCCAAGTACGACACGCTTGTTTCTGTCTTGGAAAACGAGTTTGAAAGGGAACTGCCTGCACCGCTCCCAGAGAAACTCGTACCTATACTGTTGTCGAACAAGGCTATTCAAGCCACATTCGACAAGTTCGGTTTGACGGACATATTTGCCGCAAGCGGACAATACGACCGTCTTTACACCGAACTCACAGGCACGATAGTGCTGCTTACCAAGAGCAATCGTTTGCCAATAATCGGTCAGACGGAGGAAGCAAGCCCAAAGGCGTTGTAA
- a CDS encoding site-specific integrase, producing the protein MKSTFSILFYIDRSKTSERNECIIRCRITCNGASSSFSTGLYTSPDDWQSKIGRIKVAANRANAVNHQLDSIDKRLHALYEHTLREENYITAEYLKEQYLHQNKPTPTLIEIYQAVCESKEELQGKTIGKATVRAFRDSKKSFVQFLKTRRNEDCLPKEADKDLIESYRLFMLSDLGNKESTVSNRLRHLHQVIRKAQQERYIREDPFELIDIETPTYERNALTSDDLHKLLSYRPHRSVDNHCRLIFLLGCFTGLAFSDLKKLRMDDVYTLDDGRRYISLCRTKTQNRSIVPLLPIAEEILTIVNDGRKEGLLFREFPTNSHFNRKIRDIIIKAGLPSHTEATSHTARHTFATTICLENGLPIETVSKMLGHRFISTTELYAKVSKSKIAREMQPLIGSNTTRELRKALRVCPPRKPSGGQATFPLTAKQPSLNINAK; encoded by the coding sequence ATGAAAAGTACATTTTCAATTCTATTCTATATAGATAGAAGCAAGACAAGCGAAAGGAATGAATGCATTATCCGCTGCCGTATCACCTGCAATGGTGCGTCTTCTTCATTCTCAACAGGATTGTACACCTCTCCCGATGATTGGCAATCAAAGATAGGACGTATAAAAGTGGCAGCTAACAGAGCGAATGCCGTCAATCATCAACTGGACTCAATAGATAAACGACTTCACGCACTCTATGAACATACGTTAAGGGAAGAGAACTACATCACGGCAGAATACCTCAAAGAGCAGTATCTGCATCAAAACAAGCCCACACCGACACTCATAGAGATTTACCAAGCTGTCTGCGAAAGTAAGGAGGAATTGCAGGGCAAGACTATAGGAAAGGCTACCGTCAGGGCTTTTAGGGACAGCAAGAAGAGCTTTGTTCAATTTCTGAAAACAAGGAGGAATGAGGATTGTCTTCCCAAAGAAGCCGACAAGGACCTAATAGAAAGCTACCGTCTGTTCATGCTTAGTGACTTAGGAAACAAGGAGAGCACCGTCTCCAACCGTCTGCGCCACCTGCATCAGGTTATTAGAAAGGCACAGCAGGAGCGATATATCCGTGAAGACCCTTTTGAACTGATAGACATTGAAACGCCCACCTACGAGCGCAATGCCCTCACTTCTGACGATTTACACAAACTTCTCTCATATCGTCCTCACCGCTCGGTGGACAACCATTGTAGGCTCATCTTCCTCTTGGGCTGTTTTACGGGGTTAGCTTTTTCTGATTTAAAGAAACTCCGAATGGACGATGTTTACACACTTGACGATGGGCGCAGGTACATATCGCTCTGTCGCACAAAAACTCAGAACAGAAGCATTGTTCCTTTATTGCCCATTGCCGAAGAGATACTCACCATTGTCAACGATGGACGAAAGGAGGGTTTGCTCTTTCGTGAGTTCCCCACGAATAGCCATTTCAACCGCAAGATAAGGGACATCATCATCAAGGCTGGACTCCCATCTCATACCGAAGCCACCTCGCACACGGCACGACATACCTTTGCAACGACCATCTGTTTGGAGAACGGCTTGCCGATAGAAACCGTCAGTAAGATGCTCGGACACCGCTTCATTTCAACCACCGAACTCTATGCAAAGGTTAGCAAGAGTAAGATTGCACGGGAAATGCAGCCACTCATAGGTAGCAACACCACAAGGGAACTGCGAAAGGCCCTGCGTGTCTGTCCGCCAAGAAAGCCAAGCGGAGGACAAGCAACTTTTCCTTTGACAGCAAAGCAACCATCATTGAATATCAATGCTAAATGA